A section of the Pimelobacter simplex genome encodes:
- a CDS encoding CocE/NonD family hydrolase, with amino-acid sequence MRSWHGAVAGLATWTWLPDASPRAVLVARTPYGAASHAAEARGWTGHGIGLVVQDVRGRHASPGAFHPYAEPGTGDGPALLDWVRGWAEAPVVLLGTSYGAHAALATLAETAAPDGVVLAVPALGLGETARTRGGVLQLASRLGWWLAQDVRRPWADVLAARRQDAARAALVAGLTCPLLAIGGTDDYFAHDTVDLWSAWGGPARLVLGPWDHGLAGARRAARILDWLDGLLAGRPATGALTLDRAGTTRTAAPALASVRLAEVAADEQWCASLVVRAPDGGAREIAHGAARGDRITLGPVVLAVGERPGLALRLSPDDFPRYARSHRRPGAVPDHHLELTA; translated from the coding sequence ATGAGGTCGTGGCACGGCGCCGTCGCCGGGCTCGCCACCTGGACCTGGCTGCCGGATGCCTCTCCGCGGGCCGTGCTCGTCGCCCGCACGCCCTACGGCGCGGCGTCCCACGCGGCTGAGGCGCGGGGCTGGACCGGCCACGGCATCGGCCTCGTCGTCCAGGACGTCCGGGGCCGGCACGCCTCACCCGGCGCCTTCCACCCCTACGCCGAGCCCGGCACCGGGGACGGGCCGGCGCTGCTGGACTGGGTCCGCGGCTGGGCGGAGGCGCCCGTCGTCCTGCTGGGCACCTCGTACGGCGCGCACGCCGCGCTGGCGACGCTCGCCGAGACCGCCGCACCGGACGGGGTGGTCCTCGCCGTCCCCGCGCTCGGTCTCGGCGAGACAGCGCGCACCCGGGGCGGCGTCCTCCAGCTGGCCTCCCGGCTGGGGTGGTGGCTCGCCCAGGACGTCCGCCGGCCCTGGGCCGACGTCCTCGCCGCCCGCCGCCAGGACGCCGCGCGGGCGGCGCTCGTCGCGGGCCTCACCTGCCCGCTGCTGGCGATCGGCGGCACCGACGACTACTTCGCGCACGACACCGTCGACCTGTGGTCCGCCTGGGGCGGGCCGGCCCGGCTGGTCCTCGGGCCGTGGGACCACGGGCTCGCCGGAGCGCGCCGGGCGGCGCGCATCCTGGACTGGCTCGACGGCCTGCTCGCCGGGCGGCCCGCGACGGGCGCGCTCACCCTCGACCGGGCCGGCACCACCCGGACCGCAGCGCCCGCCCTGGCGAGCGTCCGGCTGGCCGAGGTCGCCGCGGACGAGCAGTGGTGCGCGTCGCTCGTCGTCCGCGCCCCGGACGGCGGCGCGCGCGAGATCGCGCACGGCGCCGCGCGCGGTGACCGGATCACCCTCGGCCCGGTCGTGCTGGCCGTCGGCGAGCGCCCCGGCCTGGCGCTGCGCCTGAGCCCCGACGACTTCCCCCGCTACGCCCGGTCGCACCGCCGACCCGGCGCCGTCCCCGACCACCACCTGGAGCTCACCGCATGA
- the amiA gene encoding streptamidine family RiPP, with protein sequence MNEFFTPVSHRAQLSTHSAGHSNALVENPFDEVEGTEGD encoded by the coding sequence ATGAACGAGTTCTTCACCCCCGTGAGCCACCGCGCCCAGCTCTCGACGCACAGCGCCGGCCACAGCAACGCGCTGGTCGAGAACCCCTTCGACGAGGTCGAGGGCACCGAGGGCGACTGA
- a CDS encoding MmcQ/YjbR family DNA-binding protein encodes MATIDDVLALGSELERSYPVHVRRRLKFRVGQIVYVAFSLDEQVMGFAFPKEERDALVAGDPARFQLPSESDLRFHWVHATLAALDPVEARELVVDAWRMVVPQKLTRAYALTHPDGPGPP; translated from the coding sequence ATGGCGACGATCGACGACGTGCTCGCGCTGGGCAGCGAGCTCGAGCGCTCGTACCCGGTCCACGTCCGGCGCCGGCTGAAGTTCCGGGTCGGCCAGATCGTCTACGTCGCCTTCTCGCTCGACGAGCAGGTGATGGGCTTCGCCTTCCCCAAGGAGGAGCGTGACGCCCTCGTCGCCGGCGACCCGGCCCGCTTCCAGCTGCCCTCCGAGTCCGACCTCCGCTTCCACTGGGTGCACGCCACCCTCGCCGCGCTCGACCCCGTCGAGGCGCGCGAGCTCGTCGTCGACGCCTGGCGGATGGTGGTTCCCCAGAAGCTCACCCGCGCCTACGCCCTCACCCACCCCGACGGACCAGGACCCCCCTGA
- a CDS encoding ABC transporter substrate-binding protein, with translation MRKPTPLAALVPAALLTASLLAACGGTSEADEPAGGAEPITLTDDTGAEIRLSGPAERIACLTMICVDALTEVGITPVAYREPLALDERYAGPGADMREITGGFGEENVEDIALATPDLVIGLAGAQDGLRTAVEAHAPLYLVDPHSWRDSVEFLRTIGRITGTEQAATEKADAFVARVEAAAQEPSELTTLSMYGEPGSLGVDSVETPVGSLLAEVSDYPWPAGDDPFASVAVEQIAKVDPDLVFAQAFSASKDAEPLSDRLASDPVWAGLSAVRADRVVEVEAPVWATGRGTISLGLVLDTVEENLRK, from the coding sequence ATGCGCAAACCCACCCCCCTCGCCGCCCTCGTGCCGGCGGCCCTGCTGACCGCCTCGCTGCTCGCCGCGTGCGGCGGGACGTCCGAGGCCGACGAGCCCGCCGGCGGCGCCGAGCCGATCACGCTCACCGACGACACCGGCGCCGAGATCCGGCTGTCCGGACCGGCCGAGCGGATCGCCTGCCTGACGATGATCTGCGTCGACGCGCTGACCGAGGTCGGGATCACGCCGGTCGCCTACCGCGAGCCGCTCGCCCTCGACGAGCGCTATGCCGGACCCGGTGCCGACATGCGCGAGATCACCGGTGGCTTCGGCGAGGAGAACGTCGAGGACATCGCGCTCGCCACGCCCGACCTCGTCATCGGTCTGGCCGGCGCCCAGGACGGCCTGCGCACGGCGGTCGAGGCGCACGCCCCGCTCTACCTCGTCGACCCGCACTCGTGGCGCGACTCGGTGGAGTTCCTGCGCACCATCGGCCGGATCACCGGCACCGAGCAGGCCGCGACGGAGAAGGCCGACGCCTTCGTCGCGCGGGTCGAGGCCGCCGCGCAGGAGCCGAGCGAGCTGACCACCCTGTCGATGTACGGCGAGCCGGGCAGCCTCGGCGTGGACTCGGTCGAGACGCCGGTCGGCTCGCTGCTCGCCGAGGTCAGCGACTACCCGTGGCCGGCCGGCGACGACCCGTTCGCCAGCGTGGCCGTCGAGCAGATCGCCAAGGTCGACCCGGACCTGGTGTTCGCCCAGGCCTTCTCGGCCTCCAAGGACGCCGAGCCGCTCAGCGACCGGCTGGCCTCGGACCCGGTCTGGGCCGGGCTCTCCGCCGTCCGGGCCGATCGGGTCGTCGAGGTCGAGGCGCCGGTGTGGGCCACCGGCCGCGGCACCATCTCGCTCGGCCTGGTGCTCGACACCGTCGAGGAGAATCTCCGCAAATAG
- a CDS encoding FecCD family ABC transporter permease → MSWVRPTAALAVAGLATGCCLLAALCIGEPMAAPGTALAALLDPAHPLHVAVADVRLPRALLGLVAGAGLGVSGLLLQDALRNPVAGPELLGVSSGAAVVVATIVVLGLAVPLALQPWLALAGALAAGAVVLLTIGRTRDPDHVVLVGAAMSAACGGLVVAVVGLGTQGNVVVLFRYLLGSLAARGWPHLTTVVPLVLAGIAVAWLLRRRVEALTLGDEVASGLGVPVTRTRVLAVGVAALLAATVAAACGPVAFVALLAPHVARRALGTTSTRRVLPLVMLTGGLLLALADLAARRLLYPVEVPVGIATTLVGVPALLLLRPRARP, encoded by the coding sequence ATGAGCTGGGTGCGCCCCACCGCCGCCCTCGCCGTGGCCGGCCTCGCGACCGGCTGCTGCCTGCTGGCGGCGCTGTGCATCGGGGAGCCGATGGCCGCCCCCGGTACGGCGCTCGCCGCGCTCCTCGACCCGGCGCACCCGCTCCACGTCGCCGTCGCCGACGTCCGCCTCCCCCGCGCCCTGCTCGGGCTGGTCGCCGGCGCCGGGCTCGGCGTCTCCGGGCTGCTGCTCCAGGACGCCCTGCGCAACCCGGTCGCCGGTCCCGAGCTGCTCGGCGTCTCCTCCGGCGCGGCCGTCGTGGTCGCCACGATCGTCGTGCTCGGCCTCGCCGTGCCACTCGCGCTCCAGCCCTGGCTGGCGCTCGCCGGCGCGCTCGCCGCGGGCGCCGTCGTGCTGCTCACGATCGGGCGTACCCGCGACCCGGACCACGTGGTCCTGGTCGGTGCGGCCATGTCCGCTGCGTGCGGCGGGCTCGTGGTCGCCGTGGTCGGCCTCGGCACCCAGGGCAACGTGGTCGTGCTCTTCCGCTACCTGCTCGGCAGCCTCGCGGCCCGCGGCTGGCCGCACCTGACCACGGTCGTGCCGCTCGTCCTCGCCGGGATCGCGGTGGCCTGGCTGCTGCGCCGCCGGGTCGAGGCGCTCACCCTCGGCGACGAGGTCGCGTCCGGGCTCGGCGTACCGGTCACCCGGACCCGGGTACTGGCCGTCGGCGTCGCCGCCCTGCTCGCCGCCACCGTCGCCGCGGCCTGCGGGCCGGTCGCGTTCGTCGCGCTGCTCGCGCCCCACGTCGCCCGCCGCGCCCTCGGTACGACGAGCACCCGCCGGGTGCTCCCGCTCGTGATGCTCACCGGCGGCCTGCTGCTCGCGCTCGCGGACCTCGCCGCGCGCCGGCTGCTCTACCCGGTCGAGGTGCCGGTGGGCATCGCGACCACGCTCGTCGGCGTCCCGGCACTGCTCCTGCTCCGCCCCCGGGCGCGCCCGTGA
- a CDS encoding M15 family metallopeptidase, which translates to MGSDPRHRAPARERRPRPVAGRRKAERTPTRSGRPHLAGAIVAGVATVGAVVLGTLSTTGASAPPTAAIDPVRPAAAADGGTAARESERARERAVDERLLSGTLSRSATRATSGTTNRVPGWLEGCRRTPQTLDSPNGQIPEEDLCELPDGFLLRGDAAAAWSRLASSYERRFGSEVCMTDAYRDLGSQQRLAAIKPGLAARPGTSNHGWGVAVDLCGGVERFDSEQHRWFSENAGGFGWVNPGWAREHGSRPEPWHWEYIGTP; encoded by the coding sequence GTGGGTTCGGATCCGCGGCACCGCGCCCCCGCGCGCGAGCGGCGCCCCCGCCCCGTCGCGGGCCGGCGCAAGGCCGAGCGGACGCCCACCCGGTCCGGTCGCCCTCACCTCGCCGGCGCGATCGTCGCCGGCGTCGCCACCGTGGGCGCGGTCGTCCTCGGCACCCTCTCCACCACCGGTGCCTCCGCGCCGCCCACCGCCGCGATCGACCCGGTCCGACCGGCCGCGGCCGCCGACGGCGGCACCGCGGCGCGGGAGAGCGAGCGCGCGCGGGAACGGGCCGTCGACGAGCGCCTGCTCTCCGGCACCCTGAGCCGCAGCGCGACCCGCGCCACCAGCGGGACCACCAACCGCGTCCCCGGCTGGCTCGAGGGCTGCCGTCGCACGCCGCAGACGCTGGACAGCCCCAACGGCCAGATCCCGGAGGAGGACCTCTGCGAGCTGCCCGACGGCTTCCTGCTCCGCGGGGACGCCGCGGCCGCGTGGTCGCGCCTCGCCTCGTCGTACGAGCGGCGGTTCGGGAGCGAGGTCTGCATGACCGACGCCTACCGCGACCTCGGCTCGCAGCAGCGCCTCGCCGCGATCAAGCCCGGGCTCGCCGCGCGTCCCGGCACCAGCAACCACGGCTGGGGCGTCGCGGTCGACCTGTGCGGCGGGGTCGAGCGGTTCGACAGCGAGCAGCACCGGTGGTTCAGCGAGAACGCCGGCGGCTTCGGCTGGGTCAACCCGGGCTGGGCACGTGAGCACGGGTCACGGCCGGAGCCGTGGCACTGGGAGTACATCGGGACGCCCTAG
- a CDS encoding YcaO-like family protein: MTEPATLTVDSLVDPHFGLVTGLHPVERLPGLPPAYVGITAEVADSRVHGNWPSDRVSLGTTFGDPAGARIAAIGEAVERYCGNYVPDGLLRGTARDLAAAGHRLLGPEDLRFFANWQHARPGFPFTRFTDDLEIAWAEGRGEDGPVLVPASWAHLNWRTGARRGEPFLHPVNYAGIATGQDVADATRRGLLELVERDALSLWWHLGLPAPRIDPASVPGLREHLAGSRLEVHLVALPAWFGVPVVAALVHDPVTGIAAGGFSAKLDPAETALKAVLEAIHSWVFTQGLLDADGWVFAAIEAGILSEGLYLPHRPERDYLAVAGGAQQAAVRDLGAQAQVWLDPEVQRTLMPRFTAPGTTVGLDALPIGTEAGLRTALAAAGHEVVVCDLTTPDIALTPLRVVRVCARGLVPNAPAAFPYYGLPRWTEVAGRAPTPESLLLLPPPSL, encoded by the coding sequence ATGACCGAACCGGCCACCCTGACCGTCGACAGCCTGGTCGACCCGCACTTCGGCCTGGTGACCGGGCTGCACCCGGTCGAGCGACTGCCCGGCCTGCCGCCGGCGTACGTCGGCATCACCGCCGAGGTCGCCGACTCCCGGGTGCACGGCAACTGGCCCAGCGACCGCGTCTCGCTGGGCACCACCTTCGGCGACCCCGCGGGCGCCCGGATCGCCGCGATCGGCGAGGCGGTCGAGCGCTACTGCGGCAACTACGTGCCCGACGGGCTGCTGCGCGGCACGGCCCGGGACCTGGCCGCGGCGGGGCACCGGCTGCTCGGGCCGGAGGACCTGCGGTTCTTCGCGAACTGGCAGCACGCCCGTCCCGGCTTCCCCTTCACGCGGTTCACCGACGACCTGGAGATCGCCTGGGCCGAGGGCCGCGGCGAGGACGGCCCGGTGCTGGTCCCGGCGTCCTGGGCCCACCTCAACTGGCGCACGGGCGCCCGCCGGGGCGAGCCCTTCCTGCACCCGGTCAACTACGCGGGCATCGCCACCGGTCAGGACGTCGCCGACGCGACCCGCCGCGGCCTGCTCGAGCTCGTCGAGCGCGACGCGCTGTCGTTGTGGTGGCACCTCGGGCTGCCCGCGCCGCGGATCGACCCGGCGAGCGTGCCGGGTCTGCGCGAGCACCTGGCGGGCTCCCGGCTGGAGGTGCACCTGGTCGCGCTGCCCGCGTGGTTCGGCGTACCGGTGGTCGCGGCGCTGGTCCACGACCCCGTCACCGGGATCGCGGCCGGCGGCTTCTCGGCCAAGCTCGACCCCGCCGAGACGGCGCTCAAGGCGGTCCTGGAGGCGATCCACAGCTGGGTCTTCACCCAGGGACTCCTCGACGCCGACGGCTGGGTGTTCGCGGCGATCGAGGCCGGCATCCTCTCCGAGGGCCTCTACCTGCCGCACCGGCCCGAGCGCGACTACCTCGCCGTCGCGGGTGGTGCCCAGCAGGCCGCCGTGCGTGACCTCGGCGCCCAGGCCCAGGTCTGGCTCGACCCGGAGGTCCAGCGCACGCTGATGCCCCGCTTCACCGCCCCCGGGACGACGGTCGGGCTCGACGCGCTCCCCATCGGCACCGAGGCCGGACTGCGCACCGCTCTCGCCGCCGCGGGCCACGAGGTCGTCGTCTGCGACCTCACCACCCCCGACATCGCGCTCACCCCGCTGCGGGTGGTGCGGGTCTGCGCGCGCGGACTGGTCCCCAACGCGCCGGCGGCCTTCCCCTACTACGGCCTGCCGCGCTGGACCGAGGTCGCCGGCCGGGCGCCGACCCCGGAGTCCCTCCTCCTGCTGCCCCCGCCCAGCCTGTGA
- a CDS encoding DUF2252 domain-containing protein — translation MAPSPVHAAPPAEQRARGRELRSVVGRERLAELEPAADRDPVAVLAEQDRGRLSALVPVRHERMAESPFAYFRGAAAVMAADLATTPSTGVHVQACGDAHLSNFGVFAARDRSLVFDVNDFDETTPGPWEWDVKRLVTSVVLAGRQQQIAGPDVDAAAEATARAYRLAVRNLAKKPAMARYYERIDAATLRAWGTSLDERQRRIAEQGIAKARRNTSERALKKLTVTDRSGVPRIVDQPPLVTRLPELDQKVARSLAEAYLRSVPPDVAGVLQLFRFQDAALKVVGVGSVGTRCLLVLMTDPTGDPLFLQLKEATTSVLERHVGANPLSTPAERVVAGQLIMQASSDPFLGWFTAPDGRSYYVRQFRDMKGSLDLGLLDAGGLARYGELCASTLARAHSQLGAAATIGAYLGKSRVADQALAAFGQRYADRTEADHGALGR, via the coding sequence ATGGCCCCCAGCCCCGTCCACGCGGCGCCGCCTGCTGAGCAGCGGGCGCGGGGGCGCGAGCTGCGGAGCGTGGTCGGCCGCGAGCGGCTCGCCGAGCTGGAACCGGCCGCGGACCGCGACCCGGTCGCCGTCCTGGCCGAGCAGGACCGGGGCCGGCTGTCCGCGCTGGTGCCGGTGCGCCACGAGCGGATGGCGGAGTCGCCGTTCGCCTACTTCCGCGGCGCCGCCGCGGTGATGGCCGCGGACCTCGCCACCACCCCGAGCACCGGGGTCCACGTGCAGGCCTGCGGCGACGCGCACCTGTCGAACTTCGGCGTCTTCGCGGCCCGGGACCGGTCGCTGGTCTTCGACGTGAACGACTTCGACGAGACCACGCCGGGTCCGTGGGAGTGGGACGTCAAGCGGCTCGTCACCAGCGTCGTGCTGGCCGGGCGGCAGCAGCAGATCGCCGGCCCGGACGTCGACGCGGCGGCCGAGGCGACCGCGCGGGCCTACCGGCTGGCCGTGCGGAACCTGGCCAAGAAGCCCGCGATGGCGCGCTACTACGAGCGCATCGACGCCGCGACCCTCCGCGCGTGGGGGACGTCCCTGGACGAGCGGCAGCGCCGCATCGCCGAGCAGGGCATCGCCAAGGCCCGCCGCAACACCTCCGAGCGGGCGCTGAAGAAGCTCACCGTCACCGACCGGTCCGGCGTACCGCGGATCGTCGACCAGCCGCCCCTGGTCACCCGGCTGCCCGAGCTCGACCAGAAGGTCGCGCGCTCGCTCGCCGAGGCCTACCTGCGCTCGGTCCCTCCGGACGTCGCGGGCGTCCTCCAGCTCTTCCGCTTCCAGGACGCGGCGCTCAAGGTCGTCGGCGTCGGCAGCGTCGGGACCCGCTGCCTGCTGGTGCTGATGACCGATCCGACCGGCGACCCGCTCTTCCTCCAGCTCAAGGAGGCGACGACCTCGGTGCTGGAGCGCCACGTCGGCGCCAACCCCCTGAGCACTCCCGCCGAGCGCGTGGTCGCCGGGCAGCTGATCATGCAGGCGTCGTCCGACCCCTTCCTCGGCTGGTTCACGGCGCCGGACGGCCGCTCGTACTACGTGCGCCAGTTCCGCGACATGAAGGGCTCGCTCGACCTCGGCCTGCTCGACGCCGGCGGCCTGGCCCGGTACGGCGAGCTCTGCGCGAGCACCTTGGCGCGGGCCCACTCCCAGCTCGGCGCCGCCGCGACGATCGGCGCCTACCTCGGAAAGTCCCGGGTCGCCGACCAGGCCCTGGCCGCGTTCGGGCAGCGCTACGCCGACCGGACCGAGGCGGACCACGGGGCGCTCGGCCGCTGA
- a CDS encoding MFS transporter, whose amino-acid sequence MSALADPTYRRFLAARTVAMAGNALTMVALPVLVYRLTGSATLTALVAAAETAPYLVVGLPAGALVDRWNRRRVLVVTGTASGLALLTVPLADALGVLGFGQVLAVATLVSTLFVFADAASFGVVPQMVGRERVASATSTLVTVGTAIGLVGPLVAGLLVTTTSPALAIGIDGAAYLAVAGVVARLRWPGSEDRTGPAPGRRLRGEVADGLRFIWATPVVRWLTVLGTGASLAGGAASGLLVVVGVEQLGLAADSPALGWLFAAGALGTFVASLALPRVQARLGVGIISVTGYAVGLVALLALAATSTLVLALPLLVVLNFAMTSLIVNGIVTRQVVTPDHLQSRVNTTARLIAWGGSPLGAALAGVIAGAAGTPWALRAASLGLLASLVVALVVGVVRFARLDVLREQAFGPAPEGAAGQR is encoded by the coding sequence GTGAGCGCCCTCGCGGACCCGACCTACCGGCGCTTCCTCGCGGCCCGGACGGTCGCGATGGCGGGCAACGCGCTGACCATGGTCGCGCTGCCGGTGCTCGTCTACCGGCTCACCGGCAGCGCGACGCTCACCGCGCTGGTCGCGGCGGCCGAGACCGCGCCGTACCTGGTGGTGGGGCTGCCCGCCGGCGCGCTCGTCGACCGCTGGAACCGGCGCCGGGTGCTCGTCGTGACCGGTACAGCGAGCGGGCTCGCGCTGCTCACCGTGCCGCTCGCCGACGCCCTGGGCGTGCTGGGCTTCGGGCAGGTGCTCGCGGTGGCGACGCTGGTCTCGACGCTCTTCGTGTTCGCCGACGCCGCGTCCTTCGGGGTGGTGCCGCAGATGGTCGGGCGGGAGCGGGTCGCCTCGGCGACCTCGACCCTCGTCACCGTCGGTACGGCGATCGGCCTGGTCGGTCCGCTCGTCGCGGGCCTGCTCGTCACCACCACCTCGCCGGCGCTCGCGATCGGCATCGACGGGGCGGCGTACCTGGCGGTGGCGGGGGTCGTCGCCCGGCTCCGCTGGCCCGGCAGCGAGGACCGCACCGGGCCGGCCCCGGGACGCCGGCTGCGCGGCGAGGTCGCCGACGGCCTGCGCTTCATCTGGGCCACGCCCGTCGTGCGCTGGCTGACCGTGCTCGGCACCGGCGCGAGCCTGGCCGGCGGCGCGGCATCCGGCCTGCTCGTCGTGGTCGGCGTCGAGCAGCTCGGTCTCGCCGCGGACTCACCCGCGCTCGGCTGGCTGTTCGCGGCCGGGGCGCTCGGCACGTTCGTCGCCAGCCTCGCGCTGCCCCGGGTGCAGGCCCGCCTGGGCGTCGGCATCATCTCCGTCACCGGGTATGCCGTCGGGCTGGTCGCCCTGCTCGCCCTCGCGGCCACCTCGACGCTGGTCCTCGCCCTGCCGCTGCTCGTGGTGCTCAACTTCGCGATGACCTCGCTCATCGTCAACGGCATCGTCACCCGCCAGGTGGTCACCCCCGACCACCTCCAGTCGCGGGTGAACACGACCGCCCGGCTCATCGCCTGGGGCGGCAGCCCCCTCGGCGCCGCCCTGGCCGGCGTCATCGCCGGCGCGGCCGGCACCCCCTGGGCACTGCGCGCCGCCTCGCTCGGCCTGCTCGCCAGCCTGGTGGTCGCGCTGGTCGTCGGCGTGGTCCGGTTCGCCCGGCTCGACGTGCTGCGCGAGCAGGCGTTCGGCCCGGCGCCCGAGGGCGCGGCCGGTCAGCGGTAG
- a CDS encoding ABC transporter ATP-binding protein: protein MTPTPPVLAARDLAAGHGRRTVVPALTLDVAPRTVTALVGPNGSGKSTLLMTLARVLPRHGGEVLLDGRPMGRHSSREIARRLGVLPQTAVVPVGATVRELVEQGRYPQRGPWAMLRPQDDAPLRRALELTGLTALAERRLDTLSGGERQRAWIAMTLAQETGVLLLDEPTTYLDVRHQIDLMRLVEHLRDDHDITVVMVLHDLNQAARYADRIVALRDGRILADGPPAEVLTSATLQAAFDVDAVVLDDPVSGRPLFVAR from the coding sequence ATGACCCCCACCCCACCGGTGCTCGCCGCGCGCGACCTCGCCGCCGGGCACGGCCGGCGCACCGTCGTACCAGCGCTGACGCTGGACGTCGCCCCCCGCACCGTCACCGCCCTCGTCGGCCCCAACGGCTCGGGCAAGTCGACACTGCTGATGACGCTGGCCCGGGTGCTGCCGCGCCACGGTGGCGAGGTGCTCCTCGACGGCCGGCCGATGGGGAGGCACTCTTCGCGCGAGATCGCCCGACGGCTCGGGGTGCTGCCGCAGACGGCCGTCGTACCGGTGGGGGCGACGGTGCGCGAGCTCGTCGAGCAGGGCCGCTATCCCCAGCGCGGACCGTGGGCGATGCTCCGCCCCCAGGACGACGCCCCGCTGCGTCGCGCCCTCGAGCTGACCGGCCTCACCGCGCTCGCCGAACGTCGCCTCGACACGCTGTCCGGCGGCGAGCGCCAGCGCGCCTGGATCGCGATGACCCTGGCCCAGGAGACCGGCGTGCTGCTCCTCGACGAGCCCACGACCTACCTCGACGTACGCCACCAGATCGACCTCATGCGCCTGGTCGAGCACCTCCGCGACGACCACGACATCACCGTCGTGATGGTGCTCCACGACCTCAACCAGGCCGCCCGGTACGCCGACCGGATCGTCGCCCTCCGCGACGGCCGGATCCTCGCCGACGGCCCGCCGGCCGAGGTGCTCACCAGCGCCACCCTGCAGGCGGCCTTCGACGTCGACGCCGTCGTCCTCGACGACCCGGTCAGCGGACGACCGCTCTTCGTGGCGCGATGA
- a CDS encoding FecCD family ABC transporter permease, with amino-acid sequence MSRPQRAIAVVAAGAVAALALVLAHLFLGRSELPPGDIVRALTGRPRLPVHEVIVLQYRLPRVLVGLGAGALLAVSGVLVQAVVRNPLAEPATTGVGAGAALAVTGSLVLWPGHGLAYPAAMAGALATGAVLYAVGRRSLAVAGVLLGAVLSAATSLVLVVDSAPIAVVLRWLVGSLNARTPQDWAQLWPWLAVLLPLAWLLASRLNVWALGEPAAVGLGLRTAPFLAVVLLVAVAAAAAAIAAAGAVAFVGLVAPHVARLVVGADHRLLVPVAATLGAVLLSLADLAAFSVSIWLPGLDTDVAGVPVGAVTALLGAPVLISLVRKENRR; translated from the coding sequence GTGAGCCGGCCCCAGCGCGCGATCGCGGTCGTGGCCGCCGGCGCGGTGGCGGCGCTCGCGCTGGTCCTCGCGCACCTGTTCCTCGGCCGCTCCGAGCTGCCGCCGGGCGACATCGTCCGGGCGCTCACCGGACGCCCACGACTGCCGGTGCACGAGGTGATCGTGCTGCAGTACCGCCTGCCCCGCGTGCTCGTCGGCCTCGGCGCGGGCGCCCTGCTCGCCGTGTCCGGCGTGCTCGTCCAGGCCGTGGTCCGCAACCCGCTCGCCGAGCCCGCGACCACCGGCGTCGGCGCCGGGGCGGCCCTCGCGGTCACCGGCTCCCTCGTCCTCTGGCCCGGGCACGGCCTGGCCTATCCCGCAGCGATGGCGGGCGCCCTCGCCACCGGCGCCGTGCTGTACGCCGTGGGACGGCGCTCCCTCGCCGTGGCCGGCGTGCTGCTGGGCGCCGTCCTCTCCGCCGCGACCTCGCTGGTGCTCGTCGTCGACTCCGCGCCGATCGCGGTCGTGCTCCGCTGGCTCGTCGGCTCGCTCAACGCGCGGACCCCGCAGGACTGGGCTCAGCTGTGGCCGTGGCTCGCCGTGCTGCTGCCCCTGGCCTGGCTGCTGGCCTCCCGGCTCAACGTCTGGGCGCTCGGCGAGCCGGCCGCGGTCGGGCTCGGTCTGCGGACCGCCCCCTTCCTGGCGGTGGTGCTGCTGGTCGCGGTCGCCGCGGCGGCCGCGGCGATCGCCGCCGCCGGAGCCGTCGCCTTCGTCGGCCTGGTCGCGCCCCACGTCGCCCGGCTCGTGGTCGGCGCCGACCACCGGCTGCTCGTCCCGGTGGCGGCGACGCTGGGCGCGGTCCTGCTCAGCCTCGCCGACCTCGCCGCCTTCTCGGTCTCGATCTGGCTGCCCGGGCTCGACACCGACGTGGCCGGCGTCCCCGTCGGCGCCGTCACCGCGCTGCTCGGCGCCCCCGTCCTGATCAGCCTCGTCCGCAAGGAGAACCGCCGATGA
- a CDS encoding nitroreductase family protein, producing the protein MRALVHAVHDALNATAVRRTPDPDLLPPRPCAPTTRALPAPRTPGGSLQAVLHARRSRYAFGAVQPPLADLAALLRHGIGTAPRAGGLPSVVASLVVRGTGPLAPGVHRADLRLPLPGLVTVRTGDPTPYLAASLDQPPFATRVPLWIALGIDLGATLGRYPARHYRTLHLDAGAALQNLLLVGTALGLATCPVMGYDDRAWARLLDLPDDVLVAGLVAVG; encoded by the coding sequence ATGAGGGCGCTCGTCCACGCGGTCCACGACGCCCTCAACGCGACCGCCGTACGCCGGACGCCGGACCCGGACCTGCTCCCGCCCCGCCCGTGCGCCCCCACCACCCGCGCGCTGCCCGCGCCCCGCACGCCCGGCGGCAGCCTGCAGGCGGTGCTGCACGCGCGCCGCTCGCGGTACGCGTTCGGCGCCGTCCAGCCGCCGCTCGCCGACCTCGCGGCCCTGCTCCGGCACGGGATCGGCACCGCGCCCCGCGCCGGCGGCCTGCCCTCCGTCGTCGCCTCGCTCGTGGTGCGCGGCACCGGGCCGCTCGCCCCCGGCGTCCACCGCGCCGACCTCCGGCTCCCGCTGCCCGGCCTGGTCACCGTCCGCACCGGCGACCCGACCCCCTATCTCGCGGCAAGCCTCGACCAGCCGCCGTTCGCGACCCGGGTCCCGCTCTGGATCGCGCTCGGCATCGACCTGGGCGCCACCCTCGGCCGCTACCCCGCCCGTCACTACCGGACCCTGCACCTCGACGCCGGCGCCGCGCTGCAGAACCTGCTCCTCGTCGGCACCGCGCTCGGCCTCGCCACCTGTCCCGTGATGGGCTACGACGACCGCGCCTGGGCACGGCTGCTCGACCTGCCGGACGACGTCCTGGTCGCGGGACTGGTCGCCGTCGGCTGA